DNA from Geobacter sulfurreducens PCA:
GCGTGCCCTTGGACGCCGATCAGGGCCGTGGCGCCACCGGGTGGATGGATGGTGCGGGTGAGGTACATGAGAAGGGTAGCCGCCCCCACTGCCAGGGCGACGGCAACGGGACCGGACCCGAGCCAGGCCGTCACCGCCACCGCGGTAACGGCGGAAACCAGGTGTCCCCCCACCAGGTTGCGGGGCTGGGCGAAAGGGGACTCGGCGGCCCCGAACAAAAGCACCGCCGATGCGCCGAAGGAGCCGATCAGCAGGGGATGGCCCGCCATGCGGGTCACCGCCATTATGGCAAGAACCCCTGCCATTCCGCTCACGCACCCCCACAGGGCGTATTTGAACGACAGGGGAGGACGCTCCCTGTTCCTCCCCTGCCCTTTCATCTTGCCGGGTAACCGGGTGATCCGTTTTTTCAAGCGCGCACGGCCTCCATGCCTGGATCAATGAACGGCGCGATCAGTGGCCGTGGCTCACATGGGCATCGCCGTGGCCGTGAGGCGCCTTCGTCCCGGTCGGACCGCCATGGTGGGCGGCGTGTCCTTCCGCGGCCTGGTGGAGGCGCTCCACGTAGTGAGTGTACTCCACGTAGGCTGCCACGTACTTCCGGCCGGCCGCCACGCTCTCGTCCTTGTGCTTCTTCGCCTCGACAACCCGGTCGAAGCGCTCGCGGATACCGGCGGCAACCGCATCGGTGACGATCTTCACGAGTTCGGTCGATGACCCCGACGCCAGGGCCTCATCGGCCGCCGCCACCGGGGGCTCCACCGTGCCGGCGGGTTTGAGCCCGGTAAAGGGAGCCCCTTCTGCGGTCCGGTGGACCTTCACCAGCGAGGTGAAAAAGCGGTGCTCGGCCGCCTCCTTCGCCTTCGTCCCCTTCTGCGCTGCGGCTACGGCTTCTTTGAAGGAAGCGCGGACCGTGGGCTCATCCTTCTCCCGGACCCATTTGAGGACCGGGGTGACGTCGTTCTTCTTCAGGGCGATACGGGCATCCTGGATGACCGGGCCGTCCATGGTGTCGCAGTGGGCCCGGGCGCTGCCGGCGGACAGGGTGACCCCGGCGGAGAGAAGGGTTAGATAAAGGGCGGGGATAACAATGGTCTTCCTGTTCATGGTTCCGGTTCTCCTTCACGTCGTTGTGATGGGTGGAGACTGCCTCACTCTCTTTTCCAGAGCAG
Protein-coding regions in this window:
- a CDS encoding HPP family protein, translated to MKKRITRLPGKMKGQGRNRERPPLSFKYALWGCVSGMAGVLAIMAVTRMAGHPLLIGSFGASAVLLFGAAESPFAQPRNLVGGHLVSAVTAVAVTAWLGSGPVAVALAVGAATLLMYLTRTIHPPGGATALIGVQGHAGLSFLVDPVLTGALILLTVALFTNNIVQHRHYPEQWW
- a CDS encoding DUF6448 family protein — translated: MNRKTIVIPALYLTLLSAGVTLSAGSARAHCDTMDGPVIQDARIALKKNDVTPVLKWVREKDEPTVRASFKEAVAAAQKGTKAKEAAEHRFFTSLVKVHRTAEGAPFTGLKPAGTVEPPVAAADEALASGSSTELVKIVTDAVAAGIRERFDRVVEAKKHKDESVAAGRKYVAAYVEYTHYVERLHQAAEGHAAHHGGPTGTKAPHGHGDAHVSHGH